A single Sutterella megalosphaeroides DNA region contains:
- a CDS encoding response regulator, whose product MTETNTAAEPHAVVVEDEPAIARFVEEALRREGFTTESAGTLREGLRAVRLSRADLLIVDLGLPDGDGSEIIARARAESAVPIIVLSARTEEAQKVKALDLGADDYLTKPFGMAELLARVRAQMRRRGLTAVAGADGSVVHIGDVEVDLAARTVKKRGESVHLTKLEFRLLQVLVESRGKVLTQRVLLQQVWGSPYADRPHYLRIYMQHLRTKLEDDPARPKWFVTEIGVGYRLAV is encoded by the coding sequence ATGACCGAAACGAATACCGCCGCCGAACCGCATGCCGTCGTCGTCGAAGACGAACCCGCCATCGCCCGCTTCGTGGAAGAAGCCCTGAGGCGCGAAGGTTTTACGACCGAGTCCGCCGGGACCCTCCGCGAGGGACTGCGCGCCGTGCGCCTGAGCCGCGCGGACCTGCTGATCGTCGACCTGGGCCTTCCCGACGGGGACGGCTCCGAAATCATCGCCCGCGCGCGCGCCGAATCGGCCGTGCCGATCATCGTCCTTTCGGCTCGTACGGAGGAAGCCCAGAAAGTGAAGGCGCTCGACCTCGGTGCGGACGACTACCTCACGAAACCCTTCGGGATGGCGGAACTTCTCGCTCGCGTGCGCGCGCAGATGCGCCGCCGGGGGCTTACGGCGGTGGCGGGCGCCGACGGCTCGGTGGTGCATATCGGAGACGTCGAGGTGGATCTCGCCGCCCGCACGGTTAAGAAGCGAGGCGAATCCGTTCACCTCACAAAGCTCGAATTCCGTTTGCTGCAGGTCCTCGTCGAATCGCGCGGCAAGGTCCTTACGCAACGCGTCCTCTTGCAGCAGGTCTGGGGGTCGCCCTATGCGGACCGGCCTCACTACCTTCGCATCTACATGCAGCACCTGCGTACGAAGCTCGAAGACGATCCCGCGCGCCCGAAGTGGTTCGTGACCGAAATCGGCGTGGGCTACCGCCTGGCGGTGTGA